The sequence ataatgacatTCTTTATGCATATCAATCAAAGGCTGGATATGCCAATGTAAGTAATAATTGCCGTTTGCCAAATATAACACAaccattttaaagacaaatatttaaattcttcatATACTGCAGACAACCTCCAAACCACACTTAAGAAAATACTACTCACTCCTAAATTTGTCTGCCTCCTGTCATTAGACAATAAGCATTTAACAatttcacttccttctttttcttatatAGTAGGAAATTGAGAGCAATACTGATTTTCAGTAGAAAACTCTAAATGTAGGTCCTTctgatataataaattatttccttattcCCTCTCTTAATTAGTAGTAATCATTTCTATTATattaatgtgtgtttttcttttatttcaattctGCTTTATATTAAGACTTCTGAAATTCTAAATAGTTggtgaaaagtaaaaacaatttaattaaataaagtgttttttatCCTTTATATTCAGTTTGGCtcttacagaaataaataatacttaACATTTAAAATCTTAGCAGCAAGGTGTTCAGTCTAACACATCCTATGAAGAGCAACAAAAAACAATTGTGGATATCCTGAATCGTTGCAAGGTACACGAGTTCTGTCTGTCAAATgtagttttttaaagtattaagcTGAAGTTTTCTTTATCTCGTATAAAGTATATAATTAGTTGAaattttactgtattaaattgtgACTATCATCCCATTGTTatcatttttaacaatttctagTTCAAATAGCATCTGTAGGTGAAAATTTTGAAATACCAATATGTAGATTTTATAGCTTTTTGAAAAAAGCCCTTAATTGATCAAATGTAGTTATGTCTCATCTAGATTCTAGATTATTCAATATTTAATTTCTCCAACATGCTCTTTCTAAGGAAATGGGCTGATTTGGATGAAGTTTAAAATATGCCTAAATGCATTTCAATGCAAACTATACGGCAGCCTACTTATTTTACAAGAGTATATCTTACATAGTTTTGAGGGGATTTTGTAAAAATTAGCATGTTTGTAGAGATtgataaatatatgtaattatcAAGGATTTTGTGAGCTGTATACTCTAGAggtaatatacatttataaaaaataaatgtttcttaacaTACCAAGTGTCTTTAATAAAATGAGTTAACATACTTTGAAAAGTAAAGAATATTTATGtgagtgttatttttattattgagaacAGAAGTAGAATGCTTATAGGGGACATAGGTTCTGGTTTTGAACAGAGCTATCCCTGGCATTCCTTACATAAGTATCCATGAtgacctaggtcagtggtcagcaaactgcagctcgcgagccacatgtggcattagaagaagtttaaattaaaaaaatttggctctcaaaagaaatttcaatcgttgtactgttgatatttggctctgttgactaatgagtttgccaaccattaGGTGGACAGTGCTCTGCCAGGGCCTTCTGAGCAATTGTGCAGGATGTGGTGGGATGTAGCATCCAGGACAAGAGATGCTCAGGTCACAGTCACAGGCCTGGAATGGGCCATAGGGACCTACTCTATTTCGCTTAGTGGGCCAGCTCTCTCCTTTCTTCAACTCCTTCCCTTCCCAGTCTAGACCACATGGTGCAGCActtccagcttttcttttttatcctttcccaTCATCCTCTTCAGTAAAACCCCCAGCCCTGTCCACTGCCTAGTGATCCTTCAGCAGCTCTCTAGTCAGCTCCTTCTTCAATCCCCCCAAAGCTCCAGGCACCCCAATATTTGCCTCTTGTTTAATGGAGAAAATGGAGGGCATGGAGCAGAAATCCCTTCCAAGTTCTAATTCCTCTCCCCACAACCAACAAACTTTGCTGGGATCCATTCCTCTTCTGGTGTCTTCCTCTGTAAGGCTAACACCTCTGCTGGTTTCCTCTGACCCTCTTTCCCTGTGTTCAGACACCTGCCTTAGTGggccatccctctccctcctgtaTCTTCAGCCTCTGTGTCTATCACTCAGCTTCTTCTCCCACAGTTTACAAAATGACTTTGTTTAGCCTTCTATCCCTCTTTTGCTAtcatccttcctttctccttcctgtaATAACCCAGCTCTTTGAATGTCAGTTATGTTTACTATCTAAACATCTGACTTCCTGTTTTCTCTCTGGGTATTTTTTAATACACTATTCTTTCTGCTCTGTATGCCCTTCCATGCATCTCTACCAACATGGGTTAGGTCTTGCTCTTCTGTGTACTCTTAGCCTCCTGTTCTTACCTGTGCCATAATAATCATAATAGTAATATTAATATGAATAGATGATTGAGCGTCATTGGACCAATCATCAGGTAGCATTATTATGTTAGTATGAACATAATACCATAGAACCTTATTTTTTCAAGAGAACTCAGAGATATTTTTATCCCGATTCTATACATGAGGAAAGtgaagcacagagaagtgaagtaacttcaccaaggtcacagagctaataagtGTCAGAACTCATATTTAGATTCAACCTTGTTTCCCCTAGAGCCTGCACTGCTTACCTATAGGTCAATCAATGGGTCTCACACTTGATCAGAAACAGAGTGACCTGGGGGCTTGTGCGAACACACATTGCTGCCCCAACTCTGAGTTGTTAGGTGTGGAGTAGGGCAATTTGCATTTCCAGTAAGCGAGtattgatgctgctggtccacggtccacactttgagaacctctTCTCCAGGCTGCTACTCAGTTTCTCTGTTGAAAGCAtctctttacttttctctctctctccagctaaAACGGGAGTTCCTTAGGACaggagttgtttgtttgttttttcttaatgacCATGTTTCTAGCATCTAGCAAAGTAGTTCTGACAGGTggtaggccctcaataaatgtttattggaatgagtgaatgaggaaATGGCTCTGGcctttttaagtgtattttttgcCTGaatgaaagtgtttttttttttgcctgaatgAAATTTCTGTGTATTCAAAATTTCTCAGGTTCTGTTTGTGACATACTTGCTTGGCATATAGGGATGTGTATTCACAGATCGTTAACTGTATGTCATTAATTGTTGATTGCatgatttaaaaatgctttgaagGCAAAAGTCACATCTGATATATTTGGCTCACTGTTCCTTCCAGACTAAAATGCTCACTGCCTATTAGTTCACATCATCATATGGAAAGAGGTCTTTGACTTTTCAGCAGAATTGAACATTTCTTTCCTAAAATAGTACCTTCCTTGATGTAAAATGAGTCGATCGTAAATGTGATGGGTTATAGGAATTGTGCTACATTTACTTCAGAATTGATGCTTCTGAAAATGCCTATATGACATGAAGTAGTTGCATAGGAGGTTGGCACTCCTTATGTCAGCCAGCTGGGAACTATGTCACCAACAACTAGGCATCAATTGGAAAGCAAGACATTTCTGGTGGTTTGTGAACTTTCTTTTATTGTAGCAGTCAAACTTTGGCttaatagtattttcttatatgtTAACTTTTCTTTTAACATAGAACCTACTAATAAAttgtattattatagatcatcCAAGATGCTATTCAAAACCTGGATAAGAAGTTTAAAACCATTAATGGAAAGGTTTCAAAAATTTACCGTTTTCGTACAAAATTAATCTGGCAAAATCGCGTAagtgtcataaaaatattttcacaaccATAATAAACCTATGGTTGCTGAAATTGCCTGTCAGAAGTGAGAGAGAACTAATAAGTGTGAGATTGCAAGGATGATCCATACTTGTAGCAACAGTTGGGAGGAGACTGAACTTCTAGGAAGAATGctgaagtttaggtttaaaaaatgtatgaacaATGGGTATTTTTATGTTTGTAACCAGAATGTACAAACTGCAATTAAAAGGTGGGGTTGAAGAGGAATAAAACTCATATAATCAAatagaacattatttttaataatagaatgCAATGTTGAATggataataaatattaatgtctttactacttattttatttactttttactcACAATTGGTTTATTATGCTGGGTTTGTGTCATTTCAGAAGCCACTTGGATATGCATACAAACATTATACTTACCTGCTTTCTAGAAAGGTCAAACtacagaaaaagaagaaggatgtGACTCCTCCCGCTTCATACTCTTATACAGAAAGTTATAGCCCAACTACACCAGTAAAAAGGCCCAGAAATGATTCCCAGAGCAACATGGTAGGAACATATTACCCATCACAGGATTCCATGATCCATGATAATGAGGATCAAGAGATGCGCCTTAGCCAGAGTCCAACATTCCCTCCCTACACACAGGAAGATTCAGTACATTACATTTCCGATGAGCGAATGGAGCGCCCCCCTTATTTGGCCTCCTTTGACAATCAAGGACACAGCTCCACCTGTGTCTTCTCAGCTGCCCAAGCTTCCACATCAGTACCTGCTGCTGTGCTGGAGCAAGGTAAATCCAGTGTGGCATACAACTCTGAGATGATGGCTTACCCAACTTTGCTGGAAAAGAATAGCCTGGGCCGTAACTTCTCATCTTCCTGCATCGCCCGTGAGTGTGAAAAGACACATATTACAAGTAGCACTATTTAGCCTATATTCCTCAACATACTTGGTGCAAGCTAGTGGAAGCTGTTCATTTCCTATTTGAGGGCTGGTTTAGatgactaacatttattaagtgtcttTTATGTATCAGACACCACTAATCAACTGACATGCCTCTTCACTAATACTCAATGATCCCATTGTGAGTATTtttaccttttgtttttctttacctttttccagggTAAATATTCAGAATGCTCTTGAAATGGCCAGAGCCAGGGTGATAGGAAAGAAAAGATACATCTTTGGCTAATTCACACATAAGAAAGATCAAAATTGTATTGATGGTCTTTGGTTAGAGAAACAAATCTTCCTAGAGAATTACAAAACCCACTTTTGTTATCACACACTATAGAGATTTGAGTGTTCTGGTTGAGAAAATGAATATGTGTAGACACAGAGAAATTTCACCATGACTTAGTGAACATCACAGCTAAAACTTATTGAGGTATGAGCACTGCAGTTGTTTAATGTCTTTGTTATTTTTCAGCATATAAACCTTCAATCAAAATAGCTATTGCAGTGTAGTTAAACTCAAAAGAAGTACTGAATATAGTGTTGAAGTTACTTCTGACCTAGCTAAGAATAAAATCATCTTGCTTTCTTCAAAATTCATATAAGACTTGAGAGACAGaatttaaagagtaaaataatgcttaaAATATCTATAGTGAATATATAGGAAGGATTCAGTAAAGAACTAATTTGGTTCTCAAAGATAATGGtgtttttgaaattcatttaCTAAAGTGAATAACTTTAAGAAATTATAAAGCTTAATTTGGGGGATTTCCATTGTATTCAGCTAGTAAAATAAACGTAATCTAGATAGATCAGTAAGAGATAAATTCATTGAAATACTTAGATAATAATAGGTTAGCttaaattaacttatttaacCCAAGTAATAGATATTTTGCTACATTTGCCTGTGGCCAGAGACCTCAGATTGCTCAGTCTGTTTTATGAGTTTTGAAGCTTTACAGTAACTTCGGAAGCTGCTGTTGTTGTTCATAGGCAGTCAGATGGGACGCTCATGGGTACCCATCTTCACATCATCTTTATCTAAGCTTTCACTGGATTTTGTACTTGGAGTCTTGGGTCCTCGCCAGGGTACCTAACAGATGGTTCCAGGAGTAAGGCCATTACTCCCTACCTAACATCTCTTCTTTCAGGGTAATGATCAACTCAAGTATGATttgtccttttctccccattgaagCTGCAGTTTCATCAGTTGGAACTGCCCCGTATGTGCTAAAACAAGACTTCCCTGATGACCCTGCAACTTGGAAAGTAGAGGAAGTGATCCTGTTTCTACAGCATATAGATCCTGAGTCATTCACCCCCATTGCCGACACCTTCAGGCAACACGTAATGTATCTTTTGATCCAGTTTTCCTGCCTCTGAATGACCTCTGTGCAGGCTCTTCAATTTGATACTGATTAGTGTGGATTGTAAGGGAACTGCATGTGTGAGAAAGATTACCTTGCTCAAAGTTAGATCCTTAAGTGGTAGAAGTTGGATCTGTATTTTAAATGGATACCTGAGTACCTAAAATATTACAAGTCTTTAAGTTCTCAAGATGATTCAGCATGGTCACTCTCAGGTATCTTCTCCTTTGTAATGATAGCTACAACACCAAACAAGGGTGTCCTCCTTGTTATGATGCCCATTTACAGTTTGCATTGATGCTGCCATACTCATATTCCCAGTCATTCTTAAAAAGTTAATGATCATCTGAAATTTATTTCTGCCCTTCAtagcttttattctttttgtcaTAGCTATGCAGTATTTTATTCAACATACAGTATTTAAAATTAGGTAGTTTGACACTTAGGACATTTTTAGGATATTGGGTTAGAtataattattcttaaaatttgaaGTAAATTTGTAAGGGATCAAATGATGCTTCAGCTATACAAATTATATCTTTAATAGTTTTCATAAAGCAGATGCATGTTCAGAGAATATACAACTGCAATGAGCTGCTCTCTAATTGATGTTACATATTCTTCTATATAaagaaactagaagcctggtgcatgaaaattcatgcattggagggcagggggtccctcagcctagcctgccccctctcacagtctgggagccctcaggggtgggaggcgacccagcgatcagggaaaggtgatgcccccatcacacctctgctgttgccactgctggctgcacaagccttggccggccctggttaccagAGCCTCGGGTGGacttgggtggctgggcagctgacatctgaggcttgcctgtgcctcaggccagccctaggtggctgggcagctgacatccaaggcttgcctgcacctcgggctggccctgggcagctggggggctgagggcgggtccggctGCACCATGCGTCTGCTGCCCCATGcccagtggggctgaaaggactggggaactctggcggggctgaggggactgggtgat comes from Eptesicus fuscus isolate TK198812 chromosome 1, DD_ASM_mEF_20220401, whole genome shotgun sequence and encodes:
- the SCML1 gene encoding sex comb on midleg-like protein 1; the protein is MSSCSSEVDVVKTRITTCDDDNDILYAYQSKAGYANQQGVQSNTSYEEQQKTIVDILNRCKIIQDAIQNLDKKFKTINGKVSKIYRFRTKLIWQNRKPLGYAYKHYTYLLSRKVKLQKKKKDVTPPASYSYTESYSPTTPVKRPRNDSQSNMVGTYYPSQDSMIHDNEDQEMRLSQSPTFPPYTQEDSVHYISDERMERPPYLASFDNQGHSSTCVFSAAQASTSVPAAVLEQGKSSVAYNSEMMAYPTLLEKNSLGRNFSSSCIAPAVSSVGTAPYVLKQDFPDDPATWKVEEVILFLQHIDPESFTPIADTFRQHDIDGIALLLLQSEVMIKYMGIKLGTALKLCHYIEKLKTEKGIKV